From the Methylomonas sp. MK1 genome, one window contains:
- the trxB gene encoding thioredoxin-disulfide reductase, protein MAAAKHCKLLILGSGPAGYTAAVYAARANLNPVMITGMQQGGQLTTTTEVDNWPGDVEGLQGPDLMERMRLHAERFNTEIIFDHIHTADLSQKPFTLTGDAGVYTCDALIIATGASAKYLGLDSEEAFKGKGVSACATCDGFFYRNKPVAVIGGGNTAVEEALYLSNIASEVIVVHRRDKFRSEKILSDKLIEKSKSGNVRIEWNHQLDEVLGDEMGVTGLRIKNSQDGSTKDLDVHGVFIAIGHTPNTDIFEGQLKMEHGYIVVNSGIHGNATATSVPGVFAAGDVMDSHYKQAITSAGAGCMAALDVEKYLDELAG, encoded by the coding sequence ATGGCTGCCGCAAAACATTGCAAACTTTTGATCTTAGGTTCCGGCCCGGCCGGTTACACCGCAGCCGTTTACGCCGCGCGCGCCAACTTGAATCCGGTGATGATCACCGGCATGCAACAAGGCGGACAATTGACCACCACCACCGAAGTGGACAATTGGCCCGGCGACGTGGAAGGCCTACAAGGTCCTGACTTGATGGAAAGAATGCGCCTGCACGCAGAACGCTTCAACACCGAAATCATTTTCGACCATATCCACACGGCCGATCTGTCGCAAAAGCCGTTTACCTTGACCGGCGACGCCGGCGTCTACACCTGCGATGCCTTGATCATCGCCACCGGCGCGTCGGCCAAATATTTGGGACTGGACTCCGAAGAAGCTTTCAAAGGTAAAGGCGTTTCCGCCTGCGCCACTTGCGACGGCTTCTTCTACCGCAATAAACCGGTCGCGGTGATCGGCGGCGGTAATACTGCTGTGGAGGAAGCCTTGTACTTGTCCAACATCGCCTCCGAGGTGATCGTAGTACATAGACGCGATAAATTCCGCTCCGAAAAAATCTTGTCGGATAAACTGATCGAAAAATCAAAATCCGGCAATGTGCGTATCGAGTGGAACCATCAACTGGACGAAGTGCTGGGCGACGAGATGGGCGTGACCGGTCTGCGCATTAAAAACAGCCAGGACGGCTCGACCAAAGATTTGGATGTGCACGGTGTGTTCATCGCCATCGGCCACACACCGAATACCGATATTTTCGAAGGCCAATTGAAAATGGAGCACGGTTATATCGTGGTTAACAGCGGTATCCACGGCAACGCCACAGCAACCAGTGTGCCAGGTGTATTCGCGGCTGGCGACGTGATGGACTCGCATTATAAACAAGCCATCACCTCGGCCGGTGCCGGCTGTATGGCAGCTTTGGATGTGGAAAAATATCTGGATGAATTGGCCGGCTAG
- a CDS encoding DedA family protein, with product MDWLHYLTDILLHIDKHLANIISDYGTLTYAILFLVIFVETGFVVMPFLPGDSLLFAAGAFVAMDAFNLPILLGVLAAAAVLGDTVNYWIGRSIGQRAYSLSWVNREHLDRAQAFYDTYGGKTIVLARFVPIVRTFAPFVAGIGKMPYSTFILYNIVGGVAWVLICVFAGYFFGNIPLVKKNFELVVLGIVLISILPIVLEVWKARKQAKQ from the coding sequence ATGGACTGGCTACACTATTTGACCGATATTCTGCTGCACATCGATAAACATTTGGCCAATATCATCAGCGACTACGGCACGCTGACCTATGCCATTTTGTTTTTGGTGATTTTTGTCGAGACCGGTTTCGTGGTGATGCCGTTTTTGCCCGGCGATTCCCTGTTGTTCGCCGCCGGTGCATTCGTGGCGATGGATGCTTTCAATCTGCCGATATTGCTTGGCGTCTTGGCGGCTGCGGCGGTGCTGGGCGATACCGTCAACTATTGGATAGGCCGCAGCATTGGTCAGCGCGCCTATTCGCTGAGCTGGGTAAACCGCGAACACCTTGATCGCGCCCAAGCGTTTTACGATACCTACGGCGGCAAAACCATCGTGTTGGCGCGCTTTGTACCGATTGTGCGCACCTTTGCGCCGTTCGTGGCCGGGATAGGCAAAATGCCTTACAGCACTTTCATTCTGTATAACATTGTCGGCGGAGTGGCATGGGTGTTGATCTGCGTGTTTGCCGGCTATTTCTTCGGCAATATTCCGCTGGTGAAGAAAAACTTCGAGTTGGTAGTGTTGGGCATCGTGCTGATTTCGATCTTGCCGATCGTGCTGGAAGTTTGGAAAGCCCGTAAACAAGCCAAGCAATAA
- a CDS encoding AI-2E family transporter, with the protein MNDSQKWFVLAFILAFGGLLYVLAPVLMPFAFAAILAYLGDPVVDRLETLQFRGWRLNRTLAVVVVFSGIIFSIAALLIVIIPALEYQIGEFIDKLPSYLNWINKSVVPGLQKYLGRTIRPLREDQLINLIRSHWQDGGGVAENLIQSVSHSGAVIVGWVMNLVLIPVITFYLLRDWDDLVARIHDLFPRRFAGTVAKLASEADDVLGAFMRGQFYVMLALGIIYSVGLWLVDLELALVIGMLAGLVSFVPYMGAITGIVFACIAALLQFQDAMHLLPVLMVFAVGQSMEGMLLTPWLVGNKIGLHPVAVMFAVLAGGQLFGFLGVLLALPVASVIMVLLRHIHERYTFSGFYSKG; encoded by the coding sequence ATGAACGATTCGCAAAAGTGGTTTGTACTGGCCTTTATATTGGCGTTCGGCGGTCTGTTGTATGTGTTGGCGCCAGTGCTGATGCCTTTTGCCTTCGCGGCGATTCTCGCCTACTTGGGCGATCCGGTCGTGGATAGGCTGGAAACTTTGCAATTCCGAGGCTGGCGTTTAAATCGGACGCTGGCGGTCGTGGTGGTTTTTTCCGGTATCATTTTTTCGATAGCGGCGCTGCTGATCGTCATTATCCCGGCCCTGGAGTATCAGATCGGTGAATTCATCGACAAACTGCCGTCGTATCTAAACTGGATAAACAAATCGGTCGTGCCGGGTTTACAAAAATATCTGGGACGGACGATTAGACCGTTGCGCGAAGATCAGTTAATCAATCTGATCAGGAGTCATTGGCAAGATGGCGGCGGCGTTGCTGAAAACCTGATTCAATCGGTCTCCCATTCCGGTGCCGTCATCGTCGGCTGGGTGATGAATCTGGTATTGATCCCGGTAATCACCTTCTATTTGCTGCGCGATTGGGACGACTTGGTGGCGCGGATTCATGATTTGTTTCCACGTCGCTTTGCCGGCACCGTTGCCAAACTCGCTAGCGAAGCCGACGATGTGCTTGGCGCGTTCATGCGCGGCCAGTTTTATGTGATGCTGGCGTTGGGCATTATTTATAGTGTCGGCTTGTGGCTGGTGGATCTGGAGTTGGCTTTGGTGATAGGCATGCTGGCCGGTTTGGTTAGTTTTGTACCGTATATGGGCGCCATTACCGGCATCGTGTTTGCGTGCATCGCCGCGCTGCTACAGTTTCAGGATGCAATGCATTTATTGCCGGTGTTGATGGTTTTTGCGGTAGGGCAGAGTATGGAAGGCATGCTGTTGACGCCCTGGCTGGTCGGAAACAAAATCGGTTTGCATCCGGTAGCGGTGATGTTTGCCGTGCTGGCAGGCGGTCAGCTGTTCGGGTTTTTAGGCGTCTTGTTGGCCTTGCCGGTGGCGTCGGTGATTATGGTGCTGTTGCGGCATATCCATGAGCGCTATACCTTCAGCGGTTTTTACAGCAAGGGTTAG
- the cobO gene encoding cob(I)yrinic acid a,c-diamide adenosyltransferase: MKTRDRRHGVVLVHTGEGKGKSSSAFGMVFRAAGWGMKVCVIQFIKGQWQTGEQRAATRFEEIEWHALGDGFTWDTKNPEQDIKTSREIWEFSKQKILSEEFDLVILDEINYCCGYGWISGQEIADFIKNDKPAWLHLVMTGRNAAPEVIEAADTVTEMTRIKHAYAAGIKAEQGVEF, translated from the coding sequence ATGAAAACCAGAGATAGAAGACACGGAGTAGTATTGGTACATACCGGCGAAGGTAAAGGTAAGTCCTCAAGTGCGTTTGGCATGGTGTTTCGCGCCGCCGGCTGGGGCATGAAAGTCTGTGTGATCCAATTCATCAAAGGTCAATGGCAAACCGGTGAGCAACGGGCGGCGACGCGTTTCGAAGAAATAGAATGGCATGCCTTGGGCGACGGTTTTACTTGGGATACCAAGAATCCGGAACAGGATATTAAAACCAGCCGGGAGATTTGGGAATTTAGTAAACAAAAAATCCTCTCCGAAGAATTCGACCTGGTGATCCTGGACGAAATCAATTATTGCTGCGGCTACGGCTGGATCAGCGGCCAGGAAATCGCCGATTTCATCAAAAACGACAAACCCGCCTGGCTGCATTTGGTGATGACCGGCAGGAATGCGGCGCCGGAAGTTATTGAGGCTGCCGACACGGTCACCGAGATGACCAGAATCAAGCACGCTTATGCCGCCGGCATCAAGGCCGAGCAGGGCGTGGAATTTTAA
- a CDS encoding ABC transporter ATP-binding protein, whose translation MKKIIELKQVYKDYPQAGTLQTVLHDINLDIYPGEFVAIVGPSGNGKSTLLNLLTGIDHPSQGQVIVNGAELQKLSNEKLTRWRGANIGIVFQFFQLLPALNLLQNIVLPMDFLGSLNKHQRRERAMHLLDLVGLTDAAERLPSQVSGGQQQRAAIARALANDPPLIVADEPTGNLDAATADSVFDLFAHLRDQGKTLVMVTHNDTLADAASRKLEIRSGRIHADSQPAGSR comes from the coding sequence ATGAAAAAGATCATAGAACTGAAACAGGTTTATAAGGATTACCCGCAAGCCGGCACGCTGCAAACCGTTTTGCACGACATCAATCTGGACATTTACCCCGGCGAATTCGTCGCCATCGTCGGGCCGTCAGGCAACGGCAAATCCACTTTATTGAATCTGCTTACCGGCATCGACCATCCCAGCCAAGGCCAAGTCATCGTCAATGGTGCCGAGCTGCAAAAACTCAGTAACGAAAAGCTCACCCGTTGGCGCGGCGCCAATATCGGCATCGTGTTTCAGTTTTTTCAGTTATTACCAGCCCTGAATCTGCTGCAAAATATCGTACTGCCGATGGACTTTCTCGGCTCGTTAAACAAACACCAGCGCCGCGAGCGGGCCATGCATTTACTTGACCTGGTCGGCCTAACCGATGCGGCGGAGCGCTTGCCCAGCCAGGTTTCCGGTGGCCAGCAACAACGGGCGGCGATTGCCCGCGCGCTGGCAAACGACCCGCCACTGATCGTCGCCGACGAGCCGACGGGCAATCTGGATGCGGCCACCGCCGACTCCGTGTTCGATTTATTCGCACACTTGCGCGACCAAGGCAAAACCCTGGTGATGGTCACCCACAACGACACGCTGGCTGACGCCGCCAGCCGCAAACTGGAAATTCGTTCCGGACGAATCCACGCCGACAGCCAGCCGGCAGGCAGCAGGTGA
- a CDS encoding ketosteroid isomerase-related protein yields the protein MQQAKKLIEQYYQAFNSGDMDTFLSLLTDDVVHDINQGDREQGKAAFAEFMKKMNHHYKEQLVDMVIMANEEGTRGAAEFVVLGEYLNTDEGLPEANGQTYRLPAGAFFDIRDGKVARITNYYNLGDWIAQVDPQ from the coding sequence ATGCAACAAGCAAAAAAACTTATCGAACAGTACTATCAAGCATTCAACAGCGGCGACATGGATACCTTTCTGAGCTTGTTGACCGACGATGTGGTACATGACATTAACCAAGGCGACCGCGAGCAAGGCAAGGCCGCTTTCGCAGAGTTCATGAAAAAAATGAATCACCACTATAAAGAACAGTTGGTGGACATGGTGATTATGGCCAACGAAGAAGGCACGCGCGGCGCGGCCGAGTTTGTGGTGTTGGGCGAATACCTGAACACCGACGAAGGCCTACCGGAAGCCAATGGCCAAACCTACCGGTTGCCGGCCGGCGCGTTTTTCGATATCCGCGACGGCAAAGTAGCGCGCATCACCAACTACTACAATTTGGGCGATTGGATTGCGCAGGTTGATCCGCAGTAA
- a CDS encoding PEP-CTERM sorting domain-containing protein has product MKRQYIIAGLLLCSSPTLHAYTTFASAGAKVGGHSYPDPSPYTVLPFADGQTDSHTNAVSHAYGSVYDQGFDANTESGYSYRRQAIASADASPGILKAYASAGYFLDGPHPNNLGVVGVGNAEFTDTFSIFSSKLFVDINIEYHLSGSLQGLAKVKGGLKISSYDDTFNINASEALASPLQFNCSSNINSCTGKATVSVPANWDISISGFLEVLAAANTDESHKYGDALANYGNTARIFISPVDTRQRIVSSSGFDYSPIPLPASVWLFGSGILGLLFRLRKPLWR; this is encoded by the coding sequence ATGAAGCGTCAATACATCATAGCTGGGCTATTACTTTGCAGCTCACCCACACTACATGCTTATACAACATTCGCCAGCGCAGGCGCTAAAGTAGGGGGGCATTCGTATCCTGATCCATCGCCGTACACGGTATTGCCGTTTGCAGATGGTCAAACCGATTCTCATACAAACGCAGTGTCACACGCTTATGGTTCGGTTTACGATCAAGGGTTCGATGCCAACACCGAATCAGGCTATTCCTATAGAAGACAAGCAATAGCTTCAGCCGACGCTAGTCCAGGCATATTAAAAGCCTACGCCAGTGCCGGTTATTTTTTAGATGGCCCACATCCAAATAATTTGGGTGTGGTTGGAGTTGGCAATGCCGAATTCACGGATACTTTCTCTATTTTTTCGAGTAAATTATTCGTCGACATTAATATCGAATATCACTTAAGCGGCAGTTTGCAGGGGTTAGCAAAAGTCAAAGGCGGCTTAAAAATATCTTCGTACGATGACACGTTTAACATTAACGCGAGTGAGGCTTTGGCCTCCCCCCTGCAGTTTAATTGCTCATCAAACATTAACTCGTGTACCGGCAAAGCCACTGTTTCAGTACCTGCCAATTGGGATATATCGATTTCCGGTTTTTTGGAAGTTCTTGCTGCAGCCAACACCGATGAAAGCCATAAATACGGCGATGCTCTTGCCAATTACGGCAATACTGCCCGGATATTTATTAGCCCGGTAGATACGAGACAACGCATAGTCAGTAGCAGTGGTTTTGATTACTCCCCTATACCACTTCCAGCGTCCGTTTGGCTATTTGGCAGCGGCATTCTGGGTTTGCTTTTTCGGCTGAGAAAGCCTTTATGGCGGTAA
- a CDS encoding GntR family transcriptional regulator yields MPSSVSSNIEITADTSAANDSSAFIEKIRPNTGISEPVYKQLQRRITDMIQSGELGDGFSLPSERALAEALDLSRTTVRRCYEELRAQDCIATHGRAGVTVKAPPSRINPEMGKLKGFTEEMRELGVTPSTQILEHKIVVDRTIASIFNRPASTRFLRLVRVRLGDGMPLSREVAWYDLSVAPALAEWDGEGSAYQYLETHCDLGLVHAEQSIEAVLSDEVEAAVFGFDQPGPCLLLKRKTYADNGQIVEYVEGTFRGDAYTYRVNLKIRPN; encoded by the coding sequence ATGCCTTCCAGTGTTTCCAGCAATATCGAAATAACAGCCGATACTTCCGCCGCCAATGATAGCAGCGCTTTCATTGAGAAAATTCGCCCGAACACCGGGATTTCCGAGCCTGTCTACAAGCAATTGCAAAGACGCATTACCGATATGATTCAGTCCGGCGAGCTCGGAGATGGTTTTAGTCTGCCATCCGAGCGGGCTTTAGCGGAAGCGCTGGATCTCAGTCGCACTACGGTGCGGCGTTGTTACGAAGAATTGCGGGCTCAGGATTGTATTGCCACTCATGGCCGCGCCGGCGTCACAGTCAAAGCGCCACCTTCGCGGATTAATCCGGAGATGGGTAAGTTGAAAGGTTTTACCGAGGAAATGCGCGAGTTGGGAGTTACCCCGTCCACGCAAATTCTCGAGCACAAGATTGTCGTCGATAGAACTATCGCTTCTATTTTTAATCGTCCCGCCTCTACTCGATTTCTACGTTTGGTAAGGGTGCGCTTGGGAGACGGTATGCCGCTATCGCGCGAAGTGGCTTGGTACGATCTAAGCGTGGCACCGGCTTTGGCCGAGTGGGACGGCGAAGGATCTGCTTATCAATACCTTGAGACCCACTGCGACTTGGGCTTGGTCCATGCTGAGCAATCCATAGAAGCAGTGCTGAGCGATGAAGTGGAAGCGGCCGTATTCGGTTTTGACCAGCCGGGTCCCTGCTTATTATTGAAACGCAAGACTTACGCCGACAACGGCCAGATCGTGGAGTATGTCGAAGGCACGTTTCGTGGTGACGCCTACACCTACCGAGTCAATCTGAAAATCCGGCCGAACTAG
- a CDS encoding ribokinase translates to MSILVLASYVHAHCLHVERLPCSGESVQATGIIEEHGGKGLNVGLAAHKQGAEVAMLLPLGMDAVADSVITLLKNEGLDDRWLLRTGPQSGFGVGFIGPNGENFLAVYPGANALLNKEHVEQALAAFPDLNLIYAQFEIPEAPIRKAFEIARQRGIRTMLNPSPWRQPDPGLLKLTDILVANETEAASLFGLSNSEISLERWMNNLANCAEQIAWSGELLVVTLGEAGCVALTKDNVVYQPAWPVAALDATGAGDAFSAGLATALMNNLSLTEALSRACASGAWVAKHRGVLGCLPSQAEIDNFMQTNPRPKTV, encoded by the coding sequence GTGTCCATCCTAGTTTTAGCCAGCTATGTCCATGCCCACTGCCTGCACGTTGAGCGCCTGCCCTGTTCAGGCGAATCCGTGCAAGCTACCGGCATAATTGAGGAGCACGGCGGTAAGGGTTTGAATGTCGGCTTAGCCGCGCATAAACAAGGCGCTGAGGTGGCAATGCTATTGCCGCTGGGAATGGATGCAGTTGCGGACAGTGTGATTACATTACTGAAGAATGAAGGACTGGACGACCGCTGGCTTCTAAGAACAGGACCACAATCCGGTTTTGGTGTCGGCTTTATAGGCCCGAATGGCGAGAATTTTTTGGCCGTCTATCCAGGCGCCAACGCCCTGTTGAATAAGGAACATGTCGAACAGGCCTTAGCCGCCTTTCCAGACCTAAATTTGATTTACGCCCAGTTTGAAATCCCGGAAGCACCAATCCGCAAAGCGTTCGAGATTGCACGTCAGCGCGGCATCCGAACGATGCTGAATCCGTCACCCTGGCGCCAACCTGATCCTGGCTTATTAAAGCTAACCGATATTTTGGTGGCAAACGAAACCGAAGCCGCGTCACTATTCGGCCTAAGCAACAGTGAAATCAGTCTGGAGCGGTGGATGAATAACTTAGCCAACTGTGCGGAACAAATTGCCTGGTCAGGAGAGCTACTGGTGGTAACGCTAGGTGAAGCGGGATGCGTGGCCTTAACGAAAGATAACGTCGTATATCAACCGGCTTGGCCCGTTGCCGCACTGGACGCCACCGGCGCCGGTGACGCGTTCAGCGCCGGCCTGGCGACTGCCTTAATGAATAATCTGAGTTTAACTGAGGCTTTGAGCCGAGCCTGTGCCAGCGGTGCCTGGGTCGCCAAGCATCGTGGCGTATTAGGATGCTTGCCGAGCCAAGCCGAGATTGACAACTTTATGCAAACCAATCCAAGGCCAAAAACAGTCTAG
- a CDS encoding SemiSWEET transporter — MDLIPELIGYLAATLTTASFLPQAIMTFKTRDTDSLSLGMYSMFTLGVLLWLIYGIFLANVAIIVANAITFLLAAAILCFKIHNLLRK, encoded by the coding sequence ATGGACCTAATCCCCGAGCTGATCGGTTATCTGGCGGCGACCTTGACTACGGCCTCTTTTCTGCCGCAAGCGATTATGACCTTCAAAACCCGCGATACCGATTCCTTATCGCTAGGCATGTACAGCATGTTTACGCTGGGAGTGTTGCTGTGGTTAATTTATGGTATTTTTCTGGCGAACGTAGCCATCATCGTTGCCAACGCTATTACGTTTTTGCTGGCAGCGGCTATTCTGTGCTTTAAGATTCACAATCTACTGCGTAAATGA
- a CDS encoding cold shock domain-containing protein, giving the protein MADTTILKGVLKTWKDDRGFGFIQPDNGDKDIFVHISSLKGMARRPVRGDVMFYEVARDTGGKLKAVNARIEGVAYEQKTAKPKIWLWLLALVLGLVSAAVAAYFL; this is encoded by the coding sequence ATGGCGGATACGACCATCCTAAAGGGTGTTTTAAAAACCTGGAAAGACGATAGAGGTTTTGGCTTTATTCAGCCGGATAATGGCGACAAAGACATTTTTGTCCATATTTCTTCTTTAAAAGGCATGGCCCGCCGTCCTGTGCGCGGCGATGTGATGTTCTATGAAGTTGCCCGCGATACCGGCGGTAAATTAAAAGCCGTCAATGCTCGCATCGAAGGCGTGGCTTACGAACAAAAAACCGCGAAACCTAAAATCTGGTTGTGGCTGCTGGCGTTGGTACTTGGTTTGGTAAGTGCGGCGGTAGCGGCTTATTTTTTATAG
- a CDS encoding methyltransferase family protein, producing MLCLIWMAAEIMLARRTAVHAGSILSTERRSQRVLWISILVSLGLALWFKNLAWAPIKLEYLPRQAMAMALFAAGLYLRYTAVMQLGRFFTTNVAIQQEHRLIKEGPYRWLRHPAYTGLLIALFAAGVAMGDFVALATLLVPTIWAFTRRIEIEERMLLVEFGSVYADFCASTWRLLPWVY from the coding sequence ATGCTGTGCTTAATTTGGATGGCGGCGGAGATTATGTTGGCTCGCCGCACTGCGGTGCATGCAGGGTCGATTTTGAGTACCGAACGGCGTTCGCAACGTGTATTGTGGATCAGTATCTTGGTCAGTCTGGGGCTGGCCTTATGGTTTAAAAATCTGGCTTGGGCGCCGATCAAGCTTGAGTATCTGCCTAGACAAGCAATGGCAATGGCGTTGTTTGCCGCCGGACTTTATCTGCGTTACACGGCGGTGATGCAATTGGGGCGATTTTTTACGACGAATGTAGCGATACAGCAAGAGCATCGTCTGATAAAGGAAGGTCCGTATCGCTGGCTGCGGCATCCGGCCTACACCGGCTTGTTGATAGCCTTGTTTGCCGCCGGTGTGGCGATGGGGGATTTTGTCGCTTTGGCGACCTTGCTTGTACCAACGATTTGGGCGTTTACCCGGCGCATAGAAATTGAAGAGCGGATGCTGTTGGTAGAGTTCGGCAGCGTTTATGCAGATTTTTGCGCATCCACTTGGCGGCTGTTGCCCTGGGTATACTGA
- a CDS encoding DNA translocase FtsK — protein MVAVVEEKAARGYREIALLGFSSCALFFLIALVTFNSNDPGWSHSTSYQSISNACGLFGAWLADFVLSFLGLMAYLIPIMIFWYGYILFQGSRQTGGQWALASRSAGFLATTVSGSAILFLHLHFLRTKVDLPESPGGILGREIGDALVHLLGNSGSTLLLLAIFMTGVTLFTGLSWLTMMAFIGKCAMTACSVVGRQAVEVPERYRSDRPARPESAKEAKKPRNQQPEAKTEDRAKKPQIQVLETAQPSATAAVRPLRRKDSKPVDDMEPGAYINALPTLSLLDKREIKVKRYSKIELEEISRQVEDVLQDYGIAAEVEAVLPGPVITRFELRLAAGVKVSRISSLAKDLARGLSVTSVRIVEIIEGKSVIGLEIPNQEREMVSLRDLLVSDEFERAKSKLSIAMGKDISGTPVVADLGKMPHALVAGTTGSGKSVAINTMILSLLYKSKPEDVRMIMIDPKMLELSVYEGIPHLLTPVVTDMKDAQNALRWAVAEMERRYKLMSKVGVRNLAGYNQAVREAEAAGQPIRDPLFRPETPVALEDYPLLDTLPSIVIVIDELADMMMVVGKKVEELIARLAQKARAAGIHLVLATQRPSVDVLTGLIKANVPTRISFQVSSRIDSRTIIDQGGAEALLGNGDMLFLPSGTSIPLRAHGAFVDDHEVHRVVEFLKKTGPTNYLDEITQERTDSGEVAGLDSEDSESDALYDEAVAFVTESRKASISSVQRRFKIGYNRAARIIEDMENAGVVSMPETNGSREVLAPPPR, from the coding sequence ATGGTTGCTGTTGTGGAAGAGAAAGCCGCGCGAGGCTATCGCGAAATCGCATTACTAGGATTTTCGAGTTGTGCGTTGTTTTTTTTAATTGCCCTAGTCACTTTTAATTCCAACGATCCGGGTTGGAGCCATAGCACATCGTATCAATCCATCAGCAATGCCTGCGGTTTGTTTGGCGCTTGGCTGGCGGATTTTGTCCTGAGTTTCCTGGGCTTGATGGCGTACCTGATTCCCATCATGATTTTCTGGTATGGCTACATCTTGTTTCAAGGCTCCCGTCAGACCGGTGGACAATGGGCGCTGGCTTCACGCTCGGCCGGTTTTCTGGCTACAACAGTGTCCGGTTCGGCGATTCTGTTTTTGCATCTGCATTTTCTGCGCACCAAAGTTGATTTGCCGGAGAGCCCTGGCGGTATTCTGGGACGGGAGATCGGCGACGCCTTGGTGCATTTGTTAGGCAACTCCGGCTCTACCTTATTGTTACTGGCGATTTTCATGACCGGTGTCACCTTGTTTACCGGCTTGTCCTGGCTGACAATGATGGCCTTTATCGGCAAATGCGCGATGACGGCTTGTTCGGTGGTGGGCCGGCAGGCGGTTGAGGTGCCCGAGCGCTACCGCTCGGACAGACCCGCGCGACCCGAATCTGCAAAAGAAGCCAAAAAGCCGCGTAATCAGCAGCCGGAGGCTAAAACCGAAGACCGCGCCAAAAAACCGCAGATTCAAGTACTGGAAACCGCGCAACCGTCAGCTACTGCCGCAGTTAGACCCTTGCGTAGAAAAGATAGCAAGCCCGTGGATGATATGGAACCCGGCGCCTATATCAATGCCTTGCCAACCTTGTCATTGCTGGATAAGCGCGAAATCAAAGTTAAACGCTATTCCAAAATAGAGCTGGAAGAAATTTCCCGGCAGGTGGAAGACGTGTTGCAGGATTACGGTATCGCCGCCGAAGTGGAAGCGGTTTTGCCTGGGCCGGTGATTACCCGTTTCGAATTGCGTTTGGCGGCCGGCGTTAAAGTTAGCCGGATCAGCAGTTTAGCCAAAGACTTGGCGCGCGGCTTGTCGGTGACTAGCGTGCGTATCGTTGAGATCATCGAAGGCAAGTCCGTCATCGGTTTGGAAATTCCGAATCAGGAACGGGAGATGGTTTCCCTGCGCGATTTGTTGGTATCGGATGAATTCGAACGTGCTAAATCCAAACTCAGCATCGCGATGGGTAAGGATATTTCCGGTACGCCGGTGGTGGCGGATCTCGGCAAAATGCCGCATGCGCTGGTGGCCGGTACTACAGGTTCCGGTAAATCGGTGGCGATCAACACGATGATTCTCAGCTTGCTTTATAAATCCAAGCCGGAAGACGTGCGGATGATCATGATAGACCCGAAGATGCTGGAGTTGTCGGTGTACGAAGGCATTCCGCATTTGCTGACGCCAGTTGTTACGGATATGAAGGACGCACAGAATGCCTTGCGTTGGGCCGTGGCGGAAATGGAGCGTCGTTACAAATTGATGTCCAAAGTCGGGGTGCGGAATCTGGCCGGTTATAACCAGGCGGTCAGAGAAGCGGAAGCTGCTGGTCAGCCGATTCGCGATCCTTTGTTTCGTCCCGAAACCCCGGTGGCCTTGGAAGATTATCCGCTATTGGACACGCTACCTAGCATTGTCATCGTCATTGACGAGTTGGCCGACATGATGATGGTGGTCGGTAAAAAGGTTGAAGAACTGATTGCGCGTTTGGCGCAAAAAGCCCGTGCTGCCGGTATTCACTTGGTATTAGCAACGCAAAGACCTTCCGTGGATGTCTTGACCGGTTTGATTAAAGCCAACGTCCCGACTCGAATTTCTTTCCAGGTATCGTCGCGCATTGACTCCCGGACCATTATCGACCAAGGCGGTGCGGAAGCCTTGCTGGGTAACGGCGACATGCTGTTCTTGCCGTCCGGTACCAGCATTCCGTTGCGTGCTCACGGTGCGTTTGTGGATGACCATGAAGTGCATCGCGTGGTCGAGTTTTTGAAAAAAACCGGCCCGACCAATTATCTTGACGAAATCACCCAGGAACGTACCGATAGTGGCGAAGTGGCCGGTTTGGACAGCGAGGACAGCGAGTCCGATGCGCTCTACGACGAAGCAGTGGCTTTTGTCACCGAGTCGCGCAAAGCGTCTATATCCAGCGTGCAACGCCGCTTCAAAATCGGTTACAACCGGGCGGCGCGCATTATCGAAGACATGGAAAACGCCGGCGTGGTCAGCATGCCGGAAACCAACGGCTCCCGCGAGGTGTTGGCGCCGCCGCCGCGCTAA